Proteins encoded by one window of Camelus dromedarius isolate mCamDro1 chromosome 27, mCamDro1.pat, whole genome shotgun sequence:
- the NMRK2 gene encoding nicotinamide riboside kinase 2 yields the protein MKYIVGIGGVTNGGKTTLTNSLLKSLPNCCVIHQDDFFKPQDQIAVGEDGFKQWDVLESLDMEAMLSTVQAWVSSPRKFARAHGVSVQLDASDTHILILEGFLLYSYKPLVDLYSRRYFLTVPYEECKWRRSIRSYPVPDPPGLFDGHVWPMYQKYKQEMEASGVEVVYLDGMKSREELFHQVLEDIQNWLLNRS from the exons ATGAAGTACATCGTGGGCATCGGAGG CGTGACCAACGGCGGCAAGACCACACTGACCAACAGCCTCCTTAAGTCACTGCCCAACTGCTGCGTGATCCACCAGGATGACTTCTTCAAG CCCCAAGACCAAATAGCAGTTGGGGAGGACGGCTTCAAACAGTGGGACG TGCTGGAGTCCCTGGACATGGAGGCCATGCTGAGCACCGTGCAGGCCTGGGTGAGCAGTCCCCGGAAGTTTGCCCGCGCCCACGGGGTCAGTGTCCAGCTGGACGCCTCGGACACACACATCCTCATTCTGGAAGGCTTCCTGCTCTACAGCTACAA GCCCCTGGTGGACTTGTATAGCCGACGGTACTTCCTGACTGTCCCGTATGAAGAATGCAAGTGGAGGAGAAG TATTCGAAGCTACCCAGTCCCCGACCCCCCTGGCCTCTTCGATGGCCATGTGTGGCCTATGTACCAGAAGTATAAGCAGGAGATGGAAGCCAGTGGCGTGGAAGTAG TGTACCTGGACGGCATGAAGTCCCGCGAGGAGCTCTTCCACCAAGTCCTGGAAGACATTCAGAACTGGCTCCTGAACCGCTCCTAG
- the DAPK3 gene encoding death-associated protein kinase 3 produces the protein MSTFRQEDVEDHYEMGEELGSGQFAIVRKCRQKGTGKEYAAKFIKKRRLSSSRRGVSREEIEREVNILREIRHPNIITLHDIFENKTDVVLILELVSGGELFDFLAEKESLTEDEATQFLKQILDGVHYLHSKRIAHFDLKPENIMLLDKNVPNPRIKLIDFGIAHKIEAGNEFKNIFGTPEFVAPEIVNYEPLGLEADMWSIGVITYILLSGASPFLGETKQETLTNISAVNYDFDEEYFSNTSELAKDFIRRLLVKDPKRRMTIAQSLEHSWIKAIRRRNVRREDSSRKPERRRLKTARLKEYTIKSHSSMPPNNTYINFERFSKVLEEVAAAEEGLRGLEHSRRLFHEDIEALTAIYEEKEAWYREENESIGQDLRRLRQELHKTEALQRQAQEEAKGALLGARGLKRRFSRLESRYEALAKQVASEMRFVQDLVRAMEREKLQGGECSLR, from the exons ATGTCCACATTCAGGCAGGAAGATGTGGAAGACCACTATGAGATGGGGGAGGAGCTGGGCAG CGGCCAATTTGCGATTGTGCGGAAATGCCGGCAGAAGGGCACCGGGAAGGAGTATGCAGCCAAGTTCATCAAGAAGCGCCGCCTGTCGTCCAGCCGGCGGGGTGTGAGCCGGGAGGAGATCGAGCGGGAGGTGAACATCCTGCGGGAGATCCGGCACCCCAACATCATCACGCTGCACGACATCTTTGAGAACAAGACTGACGTGGTGCTCATCCTGGAGCTGGTCTCGGGCGGGGAGCTCTTCGACTTCCTGGCCGAGAAGGAGTCCCTGACGGAAGACGAGGCCACTCAGTTCCTCAAGCAGATCCTGGACGGCGTCCACTACCTGCACTCCAAGCGCATCGCCCACTTCGACCTCAAG CCAGAGAACATCATGCTCTTGGACAAGAACGTGCCCAACCCGCGGATCAAGCTCATTGACTTCGGCATCGCCCACAAGATCGAAGCAGGGAACGAGTTCAAGAACATCTTCGGCACCCCAGAGTTTGTGG CTCCCGAGATTGTCAACTACGAGCCCCTGGGTCTGGAGGCAGACATGTG GAGTATCGGCGTCATCACCTATATCCT CTTGAGCGGCGCATCCCCGTTCCTGGGCGAGACCAAGCAGGAGACCCTGACTAACATCTCGGCCGTGAACTACGACTTTGACGAGGAGTACTTCAGCAACACCAGCGAGCTGGCCAAGGACTTCATCCGCCGGCTGCTCGTCAAAGACCCCAA GAGGAGGATGACCATCGCCCAGAGCCTGGAGCATTCCTGGATCAAG GCCATCCGGCGGCGGAACGTGCGGCGGGAGGACAGCAGCCGGAAGCCAGAGCGGCGGCGCCTGAAGACCGCCCGCCTCAAGGAGTACACCATCAAGTCGCACTCGAGCATGCCCCCCAACAACACCTACATCAACTTCGAGCGCTTCTCCAAGgtgctggaggaggtggcagcgGCTGAGGAGGGCCTGCGTGGGCTCGAGCACAGCCGACGCCTGTTCCACGAGGACATCGAGGCGCTGACAGCCATCTACGAGGAGAAGGAGGCCTGGTACCGTGAGGAGAACGAGAGCATCGGCCAGGACCTGCGGCGGCTGCGGCAGGAACTGCACAAGACCGAGGCGCTCCAGCGGCAGGCGCAGGAGGAGGCCAAGGGCGCCCTGCTGGGGGCCCGCGGGCTCAAGCGCCGCTTCAGCCGCCTGGAGAGCCGCTACGAGGCGCTGGCCAAGCAGGTGGCCTCAGAAATGCGGTTTGTGCAGGATCTGGTGCGCGCCATGGAGCGGGAGAAGCTGCAGGGTGGGGAGTGCAGCCTCCGCTAG